The following coding sequences lie in one Musa acuminata AAA Group cultivar baxijiao chromosome BXJ1-8, Cavendish_Baxijiao_AAA, whole genome shotgun sequence genomic window:
- the LOC135587139 gene encoding guanosine deaminase-like: MEEAQVVESKDGTISVASAFAGHHEAVQDRDHKFLSKAVEEAYCGVECGHGGPFGAVVVRNDEIVVGCHNMVLKDTDPTAHAEVTAIREACKKLGKIELDDCEIYASCEPCPMCFGAIHLSRIKRLVYGAKAEAAIAIGFDDFIADALRGTGFYQKAHLEIKQADGNGAIIAEQIFEKTKEKFQMY; the protein is encoded by the exons ATGGAGGAGGCGCAAG TGGTGGAGTCAAAAGATGGGACCATCTCTGTGGCTTCTGCATTCGCTGGTCACCATGAAG CTGTTCAAGATAGAGACCATAAGTTTTTATCAAAAGCTGTTGAAGAGGCATACTGTGGAGTTGAATGCGGCCATGGAGGCCCATTTGGTGCAGTTGTTGTTCGTAACGATGAGATAGTTGTTGGTTGCCACAACATGGTGCTGAAGGACACGGATCCTACTGCTCATGCTGAAGTGACCGCAATAAGGGAG GCTTGCAAAAAGCTCGGGAAAATCGAACTTGATGATTGTGAGATATATGCTTCCTGTGAGCCTTGTCCAATGTGCTTTGGAGCAATTCATCTTTCACGAATTAAG AGGCTGGTATATGGTGCAAAGGCAGAGGCTGCCATAGCTATTGGATTCGACGATTTCATCGCTGATGCTCTGAGAGGTACTGGGTTCTATCAGAAGGCTCATCTGGAGATCAAACAAGCCGATGGCAACGGAGCGATCATCGCTGAACAAATATTCGAGAAAACCAAGGAGAAGTTTCAGATGTACTAA
- the LOC103994314 gene encoding agamous-like MADS-box protein AGL80, translating into MARSKVRLSWIVNDSTRRATLKKRRKGLLKKVEELSILCGVDACAVVYAPNEHQPQMWPPPPDTARIIARFRKLPEIERTRKMINQESFLHQRVSKLVEQLRRLHRENHEIGITKLMFEGLRGRDFDDLCLEDASALTWMVETKLRMIYEKREEVSKRLAMPPPQPQAAAALAATATETQQTPPAQPPAPPPPTGWSNPVNHGQQAVEAVQQPNWVTDVMVNWSQQDSDNLLVDLTTTWPATLFH; encoded by the coding sequence ATGGCTAGGAGCAAGGTTAGGCTATCGTGGATTGTCAACGACTCCACACGCCGCGCCACCCTGAAGAAGCGGCGCAAGGGGCTGTTGAAGAAGGTGGAGGAGCTGAGCATTCTGTGCGGGGTGGATGCGTGCGCGGTGGTGTACGCGCCGAACGAGCACCAGCCGCAGATGTGGCCGCCCCCCCCGGACACGGCCCGGATAATAGCGCGCTTCAGGAAACTTCCGGAGATCGAGCGCACCAGAAAAATGATCAACCAGGAGTCCTTCCTCCACCAGCGGGTCTCCAAGCTGGTGGAGCAGCTGCGCCGGCTGCATCGCGAGAACCATGAAATCGGGATAACCAAGCTGATGTTCGAGGGGCTCCGAGGCCGCGATTTCGACGACCTGTGCCTCGAGGACGCCTCTGCCCTCACCTGGATGGTGGAGACCAAGCTGCGAATGATAtacgagaagagggaggaggtctCCAAACGGCTGGCCATGCCCCCGCCGCAGCCGCAGGCTGCCGCGGCTCTTGCGGCCACCGCCACTGAGACGCAGCAGACGCCACCGGCCCAGCCACCGGCCCCGCCACCACCCACGGGGTGGAGCAACCCGGTGAACCATGGACAGCAGGCGGTGGAGGCGGTCCAGCAGCCGAACTGGGTCACGGACGTGATGGTTAACTGGTCGCAGCAGGACAGCGataatttgcttgtggatctcaccACCACATGGCCGGCTACCCTGTTCCACTGA
- the LOC103993716 gene encoding phytochrome A, with protein sequence MSSSRPTQSSTSSSRSRHSARIVAQTTVDAKLDADFEEFGESFDYLQSVYALRAPSGDQRRSEKVTAYLQHIQKGKFIQSFGCLLALDEKSFKVIAYSENAPEMLTMVSHAVPSVGDHPVLGIGTDVRSLFTSPSTAALQKALGFAEVSLLNPILVHCKTSGKPFYAIVHRVTGCLIVDFEPVKPSEVPMTAAGALQSYKLAAKAIAKLQSLNGGSIQRLCNTVIDEVFELTGYDRVMVYKFHEDDHGEVFAEITKPGLDPYLGLHYPATDIPQAARFLFMKNKVRMICDCRAKSIKIYQDDKLPFDITFCGSTLRAPHSCHLQYMENMNSIASLVMAVVVNEGDEDDDTEAGQQPQRQKRKRLWGLVVCHNETPRFVPFPLRYACEFLMQVFAIHVSKEIELENQIREKNILRTQTLLCDMLLKETSPIGIVTQSPNIMDLVKCGGAALLYQNKVWRLGLAPTEPQIRDIAYWLTEYHMDSTGLSTDSLMDAGYPGASALGDSVCGMAAARITSRDVLFWFRSHTADEVRWGGAKHDPSDKDDSSRMHPRSSFKAFLEVVKMKSLPWNDYEMDAIHSLQLILRGSLNENDSASKKDTLDSRINDLKLEGLVELQAVTNEMVRLIETATVPILAVDVDGIINGWNLKIAELTGLSVDQAIGKHLLSLVEECSADAVREMLHLALQGKEEQNVQFQMKTYGPRSDDGPVILIVNACASRDINDHVVGVCFVAQDMTGHKMVLDKFTRIEGDYKAIVHNPSPLIPPIFGADEFGWCSEWNAAMTKLSGWQRDEVIDKMLLGEVFGSHVACCRMKNQDTYVILSILVNNAMTGQETEKAPFSFINRNGKLVECLLSVSKKVGEDGMVTGVFCFLHTASHELQHVLQVKQISEQSVMKRLKALGYIRHEIRNPLSGIMHSRKMLEGTDLCDEQRQLLNTGAKCHRQLNRILDDLDLENIMDSWLDLEMVEFVLHDLVVTAVSQVMLASQSKGVRIVYDLSDGFMNEGVFGDSLRLQQILAGFLLVSVKSSPSGGLVEIAASLIKDQLGKSLHVLHLELRITHTGSGVPDDLLSEMFGTSEDPSEEGLGLLVCRKLLRLMNGDVRYLREAGKSGFIVSVELASAPKSRGTRTLV encoded by the exons ATGTCGTCGTCCAGGCCCACGCAGTCTTCCACCAGCTCCAGCAGAAGCCGGCACAGCGCCCGGATAGTGGCTCAGACAACCGTGGACGCCAAGCTTGATGCCGACTTCGAGGAGTTCGGCGAGTCCTTCGACTACTTGCAATCGGTTTACGCGCTCCGGGCGCCCTCCGGGGACCAGAGGAGGTCGGAGAAGGTCACGGCCTACCTGCAGCACATCCAGAAGGGGAAGTTCATCCAGTCCTTCGGCTGCTTGTTAGCCCTCGACGAGAAGTCGTTCAAAGTCATCGCCTACAGCGAGAACGCCCCGGAGATGCTCACCATGGTGAGCCATGCGGTTCCCAGCGTGGGCGACCACCCCGTGCTCGGAATCGGCACCGACGTCAGGTCTCTCTTCACTTCTCCTAGCACGGCGGCGCTGCAGAAGGCTCTTGGCTTCGCCGAGGTGTCTCTGCTCAATCCCATCCTAGTCCACTGCAAGACCTCCGGTAAGCCCTTCTATGCGATTGTGCACCGTGTGACTGGTTGTTTGATCGTAGACTTCGAACCCGTGAAACCTAGTGAGGTGCCCATGACTGCCGCTGGTGCTCTGCAGTCTTACAAACTCGCTGCCAAGGCTATAGCTAAGCTTCAATCCCTGAATGGTGGCAGCATTCAGCGGCTGTGTAATACAGTGATAGATGAAGTCTTTGAGCTCACTGGCTACGACAGGGTCATGGTTTACAAGTTCCATGAGGATGATCATGGTGAGGTGTTCGCAGAGATCACAAAGCCAGGCCTGGATCCTTATCTGGGGCTACATTATCCGGCGACAGACATTCCCCAGGCTGCCAGGTTCCTCTTTATGAAAAACAAGGTTCGAATGATCTGTGATTGTCGTGCGAAGTCCATCAAGATATACCAAGACGACAAGCTTCCCTTTGACATCACCTTCTGTGGATCTACCCTCCGAGCACCACATAGTTGTCACTTGCAGTATATGGAGAACATGAATTCGATTGCTTCACTAGTTATGGCTGTGGTGGTAAATGAAGGTGACGAGGATGATGACACAGAGGCAGGGCAACAACCACagcggcagaagaggaagaggctTTGGGGGCTTGTTGTATGCCACAACGAGACCCCAAGGTTTGTCCCTTTCCCCTTAAGATATGCATGTGAGTTCTTAATGCAAGTGTTTGCGATACATGTCAGCAAGGAGATTGAATTAGAGAACCAGATACGTGAGAAGAACATCTTGCGGACCCAGACTCTCCTGTGTGATATGCTGCTCAAAGAAACTTCTCCTATAGGCATTGTAACTCAGAGTCCCAATATCATGGATCTAGTAAAATGTGGTGGTGCTGCACTTCTTTACCAGAACAAGGTGTGGCGACTCGGTTTAGCTCCAACTGAGCCACAGATACGGGACATTGCCTACTGGCTAACAGAGTATCACATGGATTCGACAGGCTTAAGTACTGATAGTCTAATGGATGCTGGATATCCAGGTGCGTCAGCTCTTGGCGATTCAGTTTGTGGAATGGCTGCTGCCAGAATAACGTCCAGGGATGTCCTCTTTTGGTTCAGATCTCATACTGCTGATGAAGTTAGATGGGGAGGTGCAAAGCATGATCCTTCAGACAAGGATGACAGTAGCAGAATGCACCCAagatcttcattcaaggctttcctTGAAGTCGTGAAGATGAAAAGCTTGCCTTGGAATGACTATGAGATGGATGCCATTCACTCGCTACAACTTATACTAAGGGGATCCCTGAATGAAAATGACAGTGCGAGCAAAAAGGACACATTGGACTCCAGGATCAATGACCTTAAACTTGAAGGGTTGGTAGAACTGCAGGCGGTAACAAATGAAATGGTCCGCCTAATAGAGACGGCGACTGTGCCAATTTTAGCTGTGGATGTTGATGGCATCATAAATGGATGGAATCTTAAAATTGCTGAATTGACTGGTCTATCAGTTGACCAAGCAATAGGGAAACATTTGCTTAGCCTCGTGGAAGAATGTTCAGCAGATGCTGTCAGGGAGATGCTTCACTTGGCATTACAGG GAAAAGAGGAGCAAAATGTGCAGTTTCAAATGAAAACTTATGGTCCTCGGAGTGATGATGGTCCTGTCATATTGATCGTTAATGCTTGTGCAAGTCGTGACATCAATGATCATGTAGTTGGTGTTTGTTTTGTGGCTCAAGATATGACTGGTCATAAGATGGTGTTGGACAAATTTACCCGGATTGAAGGAGACTATAAAGCCATTGTCCATAACCCCAGTCCGCTTATACCTCCAATATTTGGTGCAGATGAATTTGGATGGTGTTCGGAGTGGAATGCAGCTATGACTAAGTTATCTGGGTGGCAGAGAGATGAGGTGATAGACAAGATGCTTTTGGGGGAGGTTTTCGGGAGTCATGTAGCCTGCTGCCGCATGAAGAACCAAGACACATATGTAATTCTCAGCATCTTAGTTAACAATGCAATGACAGGGCAAGAAACTGAGAAGGCTCCTTTTAGTTTTATCAATCGGAATGGTAAACTTGTGGAGTGCCTATTGTCAGTAAGCAAGAAAGTGGGCGAGGATGGTATGGTCACAGGAgtcttttgctttcttcatactgCTAGTCATGAGCTGCAACATGTGCTCCAGGTGAAGCAAATCTCTGAGCAGAGTGTGATGAAGAGGTTGAAGGCTTTGGGTTATATAAGGCATGAAATTAGGAATCCCCTTTCAGGTATAATGCATTCAAGAAAGATGCTGGAAGGAACTGACTTGTGTGATGAACAGAGACAGCTCCTTAATACTGGGGCAAAATGTCATCGCCAGTTAAATAGGATTCTTGATGACTTGGATTTAGAGAACATTATGGACAG CTGGTTAGATCTGGAAATGGTCGAGTTTGTGCTGCATGATTTGGTGGTTACTGCAGTAAGTCAAGTCATGCTTGCCAGCCAGTCAAAGGGAGTCAGAATAGTCTATGATCTGTCTGATGGGTTCATGAATGAAGGTGTTTTTGGTGACAGTCTTAGGCTTCAACAGATCCTTGCTGGTTTCTTGCTTGTGTCTGTGAAATCCTCTCCTTCTGGAGGTCTGGTTGAAATTGCTGCTAGCCTTATCAAGGATCAACTGGGAAAATCTCTCCATGTATTACACCTTGAACTGAG GATCACACATACCGGAAGCGGAGTGCCAGATGATCTTCTTTCTGAAATGTTTGGAACCAGCGAGGATCCGTCCGAGGAGGGCCTCGGCCTTCTTGTGTGCAGGAAATTGCTCAGGCTCATGAACGGCGATGTGCGCTATCTCAGGGAAGCTGGCAAGTCAGGATTCATAGTCTCCGTGGAGCTTGCTTCTGCCCCGAAGTCGAGGGGCACAAGGACTTTGGTTTGA